One Anoplopoma fimbria isolate UVic2021 breed Golden Eagle Sablefish chromosome 21, Afim_UVic_2022, whole genome shotgun sequence DNA segment encodes these proteins:
- the tubb6 gene encoding tubulin, beta 6 class V, with translation MREIVHIQAGQCGKYVPRAVLVDLEPGTMDSVRSGAFGQLFRPDNFIFGQTGAGNNWAKGHYTEGAELVDSVLDIVRKECEHCDCLQGFQLTHSLGGGTGSGMGTLLISKIREEFPDRIMNTFSVMPSPKVSDTVVEPYNATLSVHQLVENTDETYCIDNEALYDICFRTLKLTTPTYGDLNHLVSATMSGVTTSLRFPGQLNADLRKLAVNMVPFPRLHFFMPGFAPLTARGSQQYRALTVPELTQQMFDARNMMAACDPRHGRYLTVATVFRGPMSMKEVDEQMLNVQNKNSSYFVEWIPNNVKVAVCDIAPRGLKMAATFIGNSTAIQELFKRISEQFSAMFRRKAFLHWFTGEGMDEMEFTEAESNMNDLVSEYQQYQEATANDGEENFEDEEDEIVESWNAERQFDEPIREQDDNLSPID, from the exons GTTCGCTCAGGAGCCTTCGGACAACTCTTCAGACCGGACAACTTCATCTTTG GTCAGACAGGTGCGGGGAACAACTGGGCCAAAGGTCACTACACGGAGGGGGCGGAGCTTGTGGACTCGGTCCTGGACATAGTGAGGAAGGAGTGTGAGCACTGCGACTGTCTCCAG GGTTTCCAGCTGACTCACTCTCTGGGGGGGGGCACCGGCTCGGGTATGGGCACCCTGCTGATCAGCAAGATCCGGGAGGAGTTCCCGGACCGGATCATGAACACCTTCAGCGTCATGCCCTCACCGAAG GTGTCGGACACGGTGGTGGAGCCCTACAACGCCACCCTGTCCGTCCACCAGCTGGTTGAAAACACAGACGAGACCTACTGCATCGACAACGAGGCCCTCTACGACATCTGCTTCCGCACTCTTAAGCTCACGACGCCCACCTACGGCGACCTCAACCACCTGGTGTCGGCCACCATGAGCGGCGTGACGACCTCGCTCCGTTTCCCCGGGCAGCTCAACGCAGATCTCCGCAAGCTGGCCGTCAACATGGTGCCGTTCCCCAGACTGCACTTCTTCATGCCGGGGTTCGCTCCTCTGACGGCGCGGGGCAGCCAGCAGTACCGGGCGCTCACCGTCCCCGAGCTCACCCAGCAGATGTTCGACGCCAGAAACATGATGGCGGCCTGCGACCCTCGCCACGGGCGCTACCTGACCGTCGCCACCGTCTTCCGCGGGCCGATGTCCATGAAGGAGGTGGACGAGCAGATGCTGAACGTCCAGAACAAGAACAGCAGCTACTTCGTGGAGTGGATCCCCAACAACGTGAAGGTGGCGGTCTGCGACATCGCCCCCCGGGGGCTCAAGATGGCCGCCACCTTCATCGGCAACAGCACGGCCATCCAGGAGCTGTTCAAGCGCATCTCGGAGCAGTTCTCGGCCATGTTCCGCCGAAAGGCTTTCCTGCACTGGTTCACGGGCGAGGGCATGGACGAGATGGAGTTCACGGAGGCGGAGAGCAACATGAACGACCTGGTGTCCGAGTACCAGCAGTACCAGGAGGCCACCGCCAACGACGGCGAGGAGAACTttgaggacgaggaggacgagaTCGTGGA GAGCTGGAATGCAGAGCGACAGTTTGacgagccaatcagagagcaggacGACAACTTAAGCCCAATCGATTAG